The genomic stretch GAGCAATTTCGCCGTGGAACCAGGGGGATACATGCTGGAGGTAGGCCTATTGAGGAGCGGATGGCGGGGGTCATCAATGATGCTCCGCCAGATTTCATCGGGGATGACACCGGAGAAGAGATTGGGATCAAGTCCCGGGAAAGACGCCAGCGCCAGAATCTCCCCGGTGGTCGGGTCAAGCGCCACTACCCCTCCGCTTGCCTGAAGACTATCATAGAATTTGACGATTTCTCTCTGGAGAGCGGCATCGATAGTGAGCACCAAGTCTGCCCCCGGTACGGCCGGAACCCGATCTTTACCGCCGTATGGTCCGATTATCTGCCCGCGGGCTGAGACCTCGATAAAATCGGTGCCTTCAATTCCGCGCAGTTCGCGGTCATAAGCCTTCTCAATCCCCTTCTTCCCTATCAACCGCCCCGGACGATAACCCCACTGCGATTCATTGTCGATTTCATCCGGCGCTACCTCGGCAATGTAACCGATAAAAGTCTCAGCAGAAATCCCCTCGACATATTGTCGCACCGATTCCACGCTGTAAGTTGCTCCAGGGAAATGCTCGCCGTTTTCTTCCAGAGTCGAAATAACGCCGATATCTTGGTCCCGGAGGACGGCGGCCGGAATATATTTGCTGATGAAATTGGCGTTCAATTTTTTCTTTATCTCCAATGTATCAGCTCCGGTCAGTTCCGCCAGACGCGGAAGAGTCACGTCTTTTTCCATCTCCATCGGCACTATAGAGACCGTGAAGGAGAGACGGTTGTCGGCAATCATCTCCATATTGCGGTCAAAAATCACGCCCCGCTTGGGAATGATTGGTCTAATGCGGATGCGATTCTCCTCCGACTGCGCCAGAAAAGATTTGTACCTTATAATTTGATGATAGAATAGCCCGGCTATGATTACCATCAGGGCGATTATCAAGAGGACGCTGGCTATCTTGGCGCGATGGTCCTTTTCGATGAAGTACGCGGACATCTCAAGCGCTTTCCTTGACCCCTCGTGGTGATGCCAGTATCTCCGTAATCACAAAGTAAGCCCAGGCAAAAATCAGAGTATAGAGCACTCCCGGGAGAACGGAGCGATAGAAAAGGTAAAAGAGGTCC from Candidatus Zixiibacteriota bacterium encodes the following:
- the mrdA gene encoding penicillin-binding protein 2, with the protein product MSAYFIEKDHRAKIASVLLIIALMVIIAGLFYHQIIRYKSFLAQSEENRIRIRPIIPKRGVIFDRNMEMIADNRLSFTVSIVPMEMEKDVTLPRLAELTGADTLEIKKKLNANFISKYIPAAVLRDQDIGVISTLEENGEHFPGATYSVESVRQYVEGISAETFIGYIAEVAPDEIDNESQWGYRPGRLIGKKGIEKAYDRELRGIEGTDFIEVSARGQIIGPYGGKDRVPAVPGADLVLTIDAALQREIVKFYDSLQASGGVVALDPTTGEILALASFPGLDPNLFSGVIPDEIWRSIIDDPRHPLLNRPTSSMYPPGSTAKLLTAGAALERGVLTPETILRGCGGGMRFGNRVFKCWQEHGHGRLDLYHAVEQSCNVYFYQVGQILGLDAWNEFAVKCGFGKKSGIDISGELSGIAPSRAYYDKAFGPNRWSKLLILNIAIGQGEFIVTPLQLTQFYAGLANGGKVFKPHLLKEIRYPERSVQKIEPTLSFTLPFSQNTLSVLSRALELVVQGERGTAKGLRNKYYTIAGKTGTAQNPHGKDHSWFVGYAPSNAPRILVCALVENAGHGSEVAAPLAGRIIKRYLLGDSTQNVIAQSVAESPVTE